The genomic DNA ACTGCCCTCCCGTTACGTTATGTCGTGGGGGCTTGGGGTGGGAGTTTCGGGTGGCTGCTCGGCGCGGGCGTGCGCGTTTTGTGTCGCTAAGTGTGGCTGGTGGTCTGCTGGCGGGGTTGTTGTCGGTGATGCCGGTGGCACCTCAGACGGCTGCGGCAGCGGATGATCCGACGCCGGTGGTGTCGTCGCAACCCTTGGGGTCGGTACCTGTTCAGCAGGCCGAGGAGGTCGGCACGCCGCTGCCCGCTCCCGACTGGCCTAGTGCGGCGGAAGCCACGGTTGACTTGTCGCAGGCGGCGCCGGGTGATCCGGGCACGGTGGCGCCCGCGCCGTCTCCATCCGAGAGCGCGGGTGGTGAGGGCTCCACACAGGTCGGGGAAGTGGTGGAAGTTGCCCCGGTACCGGCCGAGGAAGGGACGGCGCCACAGCTGTACGCCTCCCGCCTGGCGGATGAGGGCACCACATCGCCGAGCCCGAGCCCGAGTTCCTCAGAGGGTGCGGATCCCAGCGCGAGCCCGGACGACTCGGCGTCGCCTTCTGCCTCTGCACCTTCCGGCACCGCCGATCCGGTCATAGAGAGCGTGTCGCCGGATCAGGTGGATGTGCGGGTTCTGGACCGCAAGGAGGTGGCCCCGGCAGGCGGCATAGGTCTGGGGCTTCAGGTCCTGCGCGCCGATGGGGTGGATGCGGCTGGTCAGGTGCAGGTCGACATCGACTACTCGGGCTTCAAGTACGCCTATGGCGGTGACTTCGCCGACCGGCTGCGGCTGGTGAAGCTCCCGGCGTGTGCGCTGCAGACTCCGGATGCGCAGGACTGCGCGGCGCGGGAGTTCGTGCCGGCCGACAACGACACGAAAACGGGCACTCTGACCGCGACCGTGATCGCCGAGCCTGACGGGTCGGGCGTGTCCGCGCAGTTGGGGAGCGGTGCGGGCGCGAGTGTGTATGCGCTGACGTCGGCCTCGTCTTCGGACCAGGGCGACTACCGTGCCTCGACGCTCTCGCCGACCGGCTCGTGGGACGTGGCGACCGGATCGGGTGCCTTCACCTACAGCCTGCCCGTTCAGCTTCCCACTCCGCCCATGGGTGCAGCGCCGCCGCTGGCGATGACGTACAACTCGCAGTCGGTTGACGGGCGCACTTCGGCTTCCAACAACCAGGCGTCCTGGGTGGGCATGGGCTGGGACCTGAGCGTCGGGTTCATCGAGCGGCGCTACCGCAACTGCACGCAGGACGGGCTGCCCACGATCGGCGACATGTGCTGGGACTCCCCGAATTCCACCAAGGAGCCTTCCGGTGCGGTCTATGTCATCAATCTCAACGGCGTGTCCTCGGAACTGATCCAGGACAACACCGGCACCGGTTCCTACCACGTCAAGGACGACCCGGGCTGGCGGGTTCAGCGCTTGTTCGGCGGCTACGGCGCCGGGCGGGACGGCGAGTATTGGGTGATTTCCTCCCAGGACGGGCACCGCTACTACTTCGGCTGGGGCCGCTCGGAGCGCACCACGACCGCAACCGCCTCCGTGTTCACCATGCCGGTGGTCGGCAACGATGTGGGTGAGCCGTGCCATGACCAGTTCCCCGATCCGTGCACGCAGGCATGGCGGTGGAACCTGGACCGGGCGGTGGACGCCAACGAGGTCGAGACCATGTACTTCTACGACAAGGAGTACAACCACTACCGCTCGGTCGCCGGAACCGACCAGGCCCGCTCGTATGTCTCCTCCGGCTATGTGAAGGAGATCCAGTACGGCTGGTCGTCGCAGATCGCCGACGCCAAGCTGCCTGCCAAGGTTGAGCTCACTCACGTCAACCGGTGTATCGAGCGGATGAATGACAAGGACCCGCTGCGCAGCGAGCCCGCGGGGTGTCCGACGTTCAAGGACAAGCCGACCTCGTATCCGGATGTGCCGATCGACTTGATGTGTGACGGCACGTCGGCGGACTACGACTGCGCGGGAAAGACGTACTACCCCACGTTCTTCTCCACCGACATGCTCTGGGACATCAAGACGTATGTCTCCGACCAGGCGGGGACCGGCTGGGATCTGGTGCAGCAGTACCAGACCAAGCACGGCCTGCCCAACCCCGACGGGTCGGTCGGCAAGACGCTGTGGCTGGACTACGTGCAGCGCCGGACCTACGGTAACGGCACCAACCAGATCCTGCCGGTCATCAACTTCAACGGCATCGATCTGGACAACAAGGTCGGCTCGACCGAGATCAACTTCCGCCGCCTCAGCGAGATCCACGGTGATCTCGGTGCCACCACCACCGTCACCTACGGCCTGGCCAACCCCTGCACCACCGACAATCTGCCCACGCAGTCCTCGAACACGATGGACTGTTACTGGCAGAAGTGGACCCCGGAGGGGGCGACAGACTCCAAGACCGGCTGGTTCAAGAAGTTCCTGGTCACCAAGGTGGTCGTCGACCCGACGGTGACCACCAACCAGGACGGCGCGCCGGAAATGACCACCTCCTACCTCTACGAGGACGGGGCGGGCTGGCGCTTCACCAACGACCCGCTCACCGCGGATGAGGACGAGTCCTGGTCGGACTGGCGCGGCTACCAGGAGACCCAGGTCATCACCGGATCCGGCGCAGGCCGGAGCACGATGAAGTACTGGCTGTACCGGGGCCTGGACGGCGACCGCAGCTCCAAGACCGACACGTCGGCGACGAAGACCGTGACGGTCAACGACGGCGATGGCAACGACTACGCCGACCACGCCTGGCTCGCCGGCAAGGTCCTGTCCACCTCGCTGCGTGATGACACCGACGTCTCGCACGAGCGGACGTACCACTCCTACTGGGACCACAACACCGCCCAGTACGACGGCCTGCCCGATGCCCGCTTCGTCCGCGAGTCCAAGACGACGACGCGCACCCTGATCTCCACCGGCTGGCGCGAGCACGTGGTGGAGGACGAGTACGACGAATCCGAAGGCGCCTCCACCACCTACGGGCTGCCCATGCGCACCGACGACTGGGGTGCGACCGGAGTCTCCGACAACCGCTGCACCACATACGGGCGGGCCTACAACACCGACGTCTACGACTCCACCGGCGCCCAACGCTGGACCGTCCTTCAGGACCAGGTCAAGCATTACGGGGTGGGCTGCTCCAGCATCGCCGACGGCAACCAGGACGGCTACACCACGACGTACTACGACGGCTCCACGTCGGTGGCCGACAACAAGCCCGCGGACGGCAACCCCACCGAGGTGCACACCTACACCAAGGCTGACGCCTATCGCACGGTGAAGTCGCACTACGACAACGCCGGGCGCACCGTGTGGAGTGAGGACGGCAAGTCCAACCGCACCACTATCGCCTACAACCCGCCCAACACCTGGCCGCTCGACGGCATCACCACCACCACGCCAGACCCCGACGGCACCATAGGGGTCCGCGTCCCGCTCACCTCGACGGTGTGGCTGTCCCGCTTCTGGGGAAGTGCTTACCAGACCCAGGACCCGAACGGGAACCTCACCAAGATCACCTTGGATTCAGCGGGCCGGCCGGTTGAGGTATGGAAGCCGACAGAGACCGGCAGCTCGCCGTCGATGAAGTTCACCTACACCATCCCCACGTCGACCAACGGCTCCGGGGTGCCTGACTCGGTGGACGGCTACCCGCACGTGGCCAGCTACCAACTGCAGTCCGGCAGCACCTACGTGGCCTCCCACTCCTACACCGACGGCCTGGGGCGGGGACGGGAGACGCAGTCTCCGCTGCCCGACGACTACGACGCGAATGGCACCGAACAGGTGCACTACCGGCAGGTGGCGGTCGTCCGCTACGACTCCGCAGGGCAGGTCGCCGGCACCTCCGCGGCCTTCCGTAACAAGGGCACCGCAGGATCCGGCGGCCCCACCAGCCCCCTGGTGTCCGAACTGCCGTCCTACAACGACGTGATCGTCGACTGGGCCGGACGCACCGTCGTCTCCCAACTGCAGGCGTATGGGGCCCAGAAGCTGGAGGGGAAGGTCGCCACCAGCTACTTCGGCGACTACACCAAGGTCACCCCTGCCGTCGGCACCCCGATTGAGACCTACACGGACGTGTACGGACAGGTGTCCCAGGTCGTCGAGCACGACAGCAGCAGCGCCTACACCACGACCTACGGCTACACCGGCACCGGCGACCTGGACAAGATCACCGACACGCGAGGCAACAACACCCTCTACACCTACGACTGGGCCGGCCAGCGCACCGCGGTCGACGACCCGGACGCCGGGAAGTCCACCACGACCTACGACAACAACGGCCAGGTCGAAACGGTCACCAGCAACATTGCCACGGACACCAGCAACAACCCCAAGACGGTCTTGACCTACGGCTACGACAACCTGGGCCGTCAGACCTCCGTGGTCAGCGGCGCGGACCAGCTGGCCGCCTGGACCTGGGACGACCCCCAGGTCCCCAGCAGCAAGGGACACATCACTCAGAGCGTCAGCCGCGACAGCGACGGCAACACCTACACCGTCAAGTCCGGCGGATTCGACAAACGCGGCCGCCCCACGACCAGCACCGTCACCCTCCCGTCGAATGTGAACGGCCTCGCGGGCAGCTACACCACCACGGTCGGCTACGACGCGGCCGACCACATCACCTCCACCACCTACCCCCCTGCGGGCGGTCTCAACGCGGAAACGGTCACCACCGCGTACGACGACTACGGGCAGCCCAACCGCCTCACGTCCACCCTGGGCAGCAGCGTCTACGTGGACGGCACCGCCTACGACGCTTACGGGCGTCTCATCGAGCGCAACTACGGCCCGGAGATCGGCGGCACCGGCGTCCACGCCCAACGCAGCTACGGCTACAACGACAGCAACGGCACCCGCTGGCTGCAGTCCATCTCGACCACCACCAGCGTCAACGAGCTCGTCACCGAGCAGCAGAAGGACACGTACAAGTACGACCTGTCCGGCAAGCTCACCGAGCTGCGCGAGCAGGCCAGTGGCCAGATAACCCAGTCACAGTGCTTCAAGTACGACCCCCAGAATCGTCTGACCAACGCCTTCACCCGCAACAGCGAAGGCATCTGCGACACGGGCAACACCTCTGACTTCATCGGAACAGCGCCGTACCAGGCCGCGTACACCTACGACCGCATGGGCAACCTGCAGTCCACCACCAACACCGACGCGACGGGCAAGGTCACCAAGGACGACCACCTCTACCCCGGCTACGACGACGCGGGCACCTGGACAACCCCCAACACCGAGCAGCCCCACGGCGTCCGCAAGACCAACCACATCACCAATGGCACCACCACCACCGACAACTTCACCTATGACGCCGACGGGCAGATGACCCGACGCGTCGAACCCGGCACCACCACCGACTACACCTGGACCAAACAGGGACAGCTCGCCACGGTCAAGGCCACCAAATCCAGCGGCAGCGAACTGACCCGCTACACCTACGACGCCGACGGCAACCTCCTGGTCCGCACCAGCCCCCAGGAGACGGTCGCCTACCTCGGCGGCACAGAACTCCGCACCACCGACGGCACCACCGCCACCGCCACCGCCACCCGCTACTACACCTGCGGCGGGGCCGCCGTCGCCATGCGCACCACCGCCCCCGACGGTGGCAAAGTCACCTACCTGATGGCCGACACCCAGGCATCAACGCAGCTCGCCGTCGACGCCAAGACCGGGACCACCACCCGCCGCCGCTACACACCCTTCGGTAACGAACGCAGCGGCAGCCTCCCCGTCGGCACCGACCACGGATTCCTCGGTGAAACCGAAGACACCGCCACCGGCCTCTCCCTCCTCGGTGCCCGCGCCTACGACCCCAAACTCGGCCGGTTCCTCAGCCCCGACCTCATCAGCGCCCCCTACGACCCACAAAACCTCTCCGCCTTCAGCTACAGCCACAACGACCCCATCAACTTCAGCGACCCGTCCGGCCTCTCCGAGATGTGCGGAGCACACGGAGCCTGCTACACAGGTGGAACTCCGGGAGGCCTTACCCCCGCGCAGGTCGAGAAGGAATTTCCTGGTGGTGAGCCGCTAACGCACGATCTCGGGGACGGCGCACCCGATGGATTTCCGACATCTCACGACGTGAAGCTGTTCACTGGTCCGGCGGGCAATGTCTCGACACTGATTAAGCAGGCAAAGGGATGGGGTACCTATTCTGCTGAACTCAGCGACGAGCTGAACGTTGAGCTGTATCTTCGCGAGCGTTGCAGCTACAGCTTTGTGGACGGGTGCGCAGAGTTCCGGAAATTCTACGACGGCTGGAAGCATGTCGACAGCATTCCAACCCTTGATACCTGCCCCATCTGCGGCAACGTAGGATTCGACGTAATCCTTAGCAGAATAACCGGCGGCAAAGGAACTTCGAGGCCTTGCCTCAACAGCTTCCTCCCGGATACGGAGATTCGCACAGCGGATGGCCGGAATATATCTATCAAGGACATCAAGGCCGGGGATAAAGTCCTGGCGACGAACCCAGAAACCGGCAAATCAGAGTCGCGAACAGTCCTCGCCACCATCATCACGAAGAACGACAAGGACTTCACTGAGCTGACCATCGCCACCAGTCACGGCGACGCAGAAATCATTGCCACCGACCATCACCCCTTCTGGTCGCCGTCCGAGCATGCTTGGGTAGACACCGCGGACCTACGCACTGGCATGACCCTGCGCACTGACGCCGGCACACATGTCACCGTCCACGCGACGCGCTCCTTCCACGAGATGAAGGAAACCCGCAACCTCACCGTAGACGGCCTGCACACGTACTATGTACTCGCTGGGCAGACGCCGGTTCTGGTTCATAACAGTGGAGGATGCCTTCCTGCTCTCCGGGGCTGGGGCAGTCAGCGGTTCCAGTTCGGGAATCAGGCCTTCTTGCTCGACAAGAAGGGAATGGAACACATCCTCACTCGTCATCACCCGAAGTATTGGGATGGCTCGGTGAAGAAAAAGCAGTCCTTCTTCGATTCGAGCATGAGTGTTGATGACGTCCGAGGCGCTATCGGTCAAGTCATGCGGCAGAACCGCGATACGCTGGTTCAGCGAGGCAGCCAAGGCATGTATCAGATTCGCGGGAACGTCAACGGCGTCAATTACGTACTCGGCATGAATAGAGGTCGAGTGGGCCAGTTCTATCCGGAATAAACATCATCGAAGGACCTGAGACGTGGTTGAGATTGAGACGTTCCTGAAGGACGCGGACGGCGGGTTCGTGCAGGTGGAAGCCTGCCGTACCCCGCCGCCCGACCTTGACTACATTGAGGGTGCCATTCGGCTTTCCGTTGATGGACTGGAAATCATCGGCACTGAAGAATGGGACTACGTTGACCAGCTCTGGTGTTATATCGCCGAGATGGTGACGAAAGTACAGTCGTCGGGTTACGCGGAGACGTACTTTCCGGATCAGCCGATCAAGCTCTCTTTTCGAGCCGCAGGGTCTCGCATCTTGGTGACCGCCAAGATTGATGAAGAAACGAAGACGGCAAATGCCTCATTTCCGGATTTCCTGGATGCTGTCAAAGTAGCTGGGATGATCTTCTTCAGGAAGATGTCCGAGCTTGTCCCTGCTAATTCGTATGCCGAGGCGCAGCAGGAGCTGTCAGTTTGAACATGCCAGAGGCCCCGCCGGGAATTCTTGAATCCGGCGAGGCCTCTGCTCTGAGGCTGGCACGACGGAGAGGGCGGTGAAGTGCCGGGTGAGCGTGGTTCCTTCGATCGGGGCACCGTTGGGCCGGGTGAACACGTAGCCGCTGTTCTGCCAGCTTTCGCCTGCCGCTTCGCGTTCCTCGAGTTGTCGGCTGCGGTGCTGTTCGATAGCGCCGGCACGGTGTGGGCAGTGCGAACCGCCGGTCCGAGCTTTGCGTCTTCGTCGGTAGGGCAGTCAGGCCGCTGCTGTTGGCGCACTGGAGGGTGCGGCGGATGCTAGCGGTTCCGCCGACCAGGTTTCTTCCCAGCGCAGGTCGAGGAGTGAACCGTTCCGGGTTCGGTAGGGACTCGATCATTTGAGAGGATCGAGTCATGGCACGTCCTTCCCAGTACCCGCTTGAGCTGCGCCGTCGTGCGGTGCGGATGGTCGCCGAGGTGCGGCCCGACTACGACACCGAGTGGGCGGCGATGAAAGCGGTCGCCGCGAAGCTCGGCATCGGCACGACCGAGACACTGCGGAAGTGGGTGCGGCAGGACCAAGTCGATGCCGGTGCCCGGCCGGGCACGACGACAGAGGAGTCCGCGCAGGTCAAGGCGATGAAGAAGGAGATCGCCGAGCTGAAGCGGGCGAACGAGATCCTGAAGGCCG from Streptomyces sp. NBC_01707 includes the following:
- a CDS encoding polymorphic toxin-type HINT domain-containing protein; translation: MAARRGRARFVSLSVAGGLLAGLLSVMPVAPQTAAAADDPTPVVSSQPLGSVPVQQAEEVGTPLPAPDWPSAAEATVDLSQAAPGDPGTVAPAPSPSESAGGEGSTQVGEVVEVAPVPAEEGTAPQLYASRLADEGTTSPSPSPSSSEGADPSASPDDSASPSASAPSGTADPVIESVSPDQVDVRVLDRKEVAPAGGIGLGLQVLRADGVDAAGQVQVDIDYSGFKYAYGGDFADRLRLVKLPACALQTPDAQDCAAREFVPADNDTKTGTLTATVIAEPDGSGVSAQLGSGAGASVYALTSASSSDQGDYRASTLSPTGSWDVATGSGAFTYSLPVQLPTPPMGAAPPLAMTYNSQSVDGRTSASNNQASWVGMGWDLSVGFIERRYRNCTQDGLPTIGDMCWDSPNSTKEPSGAVYVINLNGVSSELIQDNTGTGSYHVKDDPGWRVQRLFGGYGAGRDGEYWVISSQDGHRYYFGWGRSERTTTATASVFTMPVVGNDVGEPCHDQFPDPCTQAWRWNLDRAVDANEVETMYFYDKEYNHYRSVAGTDQARSYVSSGYVKEIQYGWSSQIADAKLPAKVELTHVNRCIERMNDKDPLRSEPAGCPTFKDKPTSYPDVPIDLMCDGTSADYDCAGKTYYPTFFSTDMLWDIKTYVSDQAGTGWDLVQQYQTKHGLPNPDGSVGKTLWLDYVQRRTYGNGTNQILPVINFNGIDLDNKVGSTEINFRRLSEIHGDLGATTTVTYGLANPCTTDNLPTQSSNTMDCYWQKWTPEGATDSKTGWFKKFLVTKVVVDPTVTTNQDGAPEMTTSYLYEDGAGWRFTNDPLTADEDESWSDWRGYQETQVITGSGAGRSTMKYWLYRGLDGDRSSKTDTSATKTVTVNDGDGNDYADHAWLAGKVLSTSLRDDTDVSHERTYHSYWDHNTAQYDGLPDARFVRESKTTTRTLISTGWREHVVEDEYDESEGASTTYGLPMRTDDWGATGVSDNRCTTYGRAYNTDVYDSTGAQRWTVLQDQVKHYGVGCSSIADGNQDGYTTTYYDGSTSVADNKPADGNPTEVHTYTKADAYRTVKSHYDNAGRTVWSEDGKSNRTTIAYNPPNTWPLDGITTTTPDPDGTIGVRVPLTSTVWLSRFWGSAYQTQDPNGNLTKITLDSAGRPVEVWKPTETGSSPSMKFTYTIPTSTNGSGVPDSVDGYPHVASYQLQSGSTYVASHSYTDGLGRGRETQSPLPDDYDANGTEQVHYRQVAVVRYDSAGQVAGTSAAFRNKGTAGSGGPTSPLVSELPSYNDVIVDWAGRTVVSQLQAYGAQKLEGKVATSYFGDYTKVTPAVGTPIETYTDVYGQVSQVVEHDSSSAYTTTYGYTGTGDLDKITDTRGNNTLYTYDWAGQRTAVDDPDAGKSTTTYDNNGQVETVTSNIATDTSNNPKTVLTYGYDNLGRQTSVVSGADQLAAWTWDDPQVPSSKGHITQSVSRDSDGNTYTVKSGGFDKRGRPTTSTVTLPSNVNGLAGSYTTTVGYDAADHITSTTYPPAGGLNAETVTTAYDDYGQPNRLTSTLGSSVYVDGTAYDAYGRLIERNYGPEIGGTGVHAQRSYGYNDSNGTRWLQSISTTTSVNELVTEQQKDTYKYDLSGKLTELREQASGQITQSQCFKYDPQNRLTNAFTRNSEGICDTGNTSDFIGTAPYQAAYTYDRMGNLQSTTNTDATGKVTKDDHLYPGYDDAGTWTTPNTEQPHGVRKTNHITNGTTTTDNFTYDADGQMTRRVEPGTTTDYTWTKQGQLATVKATKSSGSELTRYTYDADGNLLVRTSPQETVAYLGGTELRTTDGTTATATATRYYTCGGAAVAMRTTAPDGGKVTYLMADTQASTQLAVDAKTGTTTRRRYTPFGNERSGSLPVGTDHGFLGETEDTATGLSLLGARAYDPKLGRFLSPDLISAPYDPQNLSAFSYSHNDPINFSDPSGLSEMCGAHGACYTGGTPGGLTPAQVEKEFPGGEPLTHDLGDGAPDGFPTSHDVKLFTGPAGNVSTLIKQAKGWGTYSAELSDELNVELYLRERCSYSFVDGCAEFRKFYDGWKHVDSIPTLDTCPICGNVGFDVILSRITGGKGTSRPCLNSFLPDTEIRTADGRNISIKDIKAGDKVLATNPETGKSESRTVLATIITKNDKDFTELTIATSHGDAEIIATDHHPFWSPSEHAWVDTADLRTGMTLRTDAGTHVTVHATRSFHEMKETRNLTVDGLHTYYVLAGQTPVLVHNSGGCLPALRGWGSQRFQFGNQAFLLDKKGMEHILTRHHPKYWDGSVKKKQSFFDSSMSVDDVRGAIGQVMRQNRDTLVQRGSQGMYQIRGNVNGVNYVLGMNRGRVGQFYPE